The following coding sequences are from one Desulfofundulus luciae window:
- a CDS encoding glycosyltransferase family 4 protein has product MASVLFIDGVLPSFPHPERGWRVLRILKAIAEAGHRVVYLLLQGERYEIYRPVFEEAGIEFMVEKGARICRQGPVKCRVVGLDQLVQEVPFHLACIHFAANALACIPVIRRHSPRTRIAVDTVDLAHIRLWREALVTGRRETVVEAYRHWEMETAVFRQADAVIAVTPLEAKMISRLAPGVKTVVIPVIADAWPQVNPFSSRQGLLYVGNFFHPPNADAVFYLVDHIWPHLQKALPGVDLYIVGHNPPQEIQALVNDGIRVVGYVPSLAPYFEQCRLMVAPIRYGAGIKTKIVEAMAAGLPVVTTSMGAEGMELQPGENVLVADDPVSFSRAVAALYQNQALWDRLSQKGREHVRRHYSFPVVAPAIYSLLSS; this is encoded by the coding sequence ATGGCCAGCGTGTTGTTTATTGACGGAGTTCTTCCCTCATTCCCCCATCCCGAACGGGGATGGCGCGTTTTGCGTATTTTAAAAGCTATTGCAGAAGCCGGGCACAGGGTGGTTTACCTGTTGCTCCAGGGAGAGCGGTACGAAATCTACCGGCCAGTTTTTGAGGAAGCCGGTATTGAGTTTATGGTGGAAAAAGGAGCCCGGATCTGCCGGCAGGGTCCGGTGAAGTGCCGGGTGGTAGGACTGGACCAACTGGTGCAGGAAGTCCCCTTTCACCTTGCCTGCATTCATTTTGCGGCCAACGCCCTCGCGTGCATTCCGGTAATCCGCCGCCATTCCCCCCGCACCAGGATTGCCGTGGATACGGTGGATCTCGCCCATATCCGGTTGTGGCGGGAGGCCCTGGTTACCGGGCGGCGGGAGACGGTTGTAGAAGCCTACCGCCACTGGGAAATGGAAACGGCCGTTTTCCGGCAGGCCGATGCGGTTATTGCCGTTACCCCTCTGGAAGCCAAAATGATTTCCCGCCTGGCACCAGGTGTCAAAACAGTGGTCATTCCCGTTATTGCCGATGCCTGGCCACAGGTCAACCCCTTTTCCAGCCGCCAGGGCCTGCTTTACGTGGGAAACTTTTTTCACCCGCCCAATGCGGATGCCGTGTTTTACCTGGTCGATCACATCTGGCCCCATTTGCAAAAGGCCCTCCCCGGGGTGGACCTCTACATTGTGGGCCACAACCCCCCGCAGGAGATCCAGGCTCTGGTAAATGACGGGATAAGGGTGGTCGGCTATGTGCCCTCACTGGCTCCTTACTTTGAGCAGTGCCGCCTGATGGTAGCCCCCATCCGCTACGGGGCGGGGATAAAGACCAAGATAGTGGAGGCCATGGCCGCCGGTTTGCCGGTGGTGACCACCAGCATGGGTGCCGAGGGTATGGAGCTGCAGCCCGGTGAAAACGTGCTGGTGGCCGATGATCCCGTCTCCTTCAGCCGGGCGGTGGCCGCCCTTTATCAAAACCAGGCCCTGTGGGACCGCCTGTCTCAAAAAGGACGGGAGCATGTGCGCCGCCATTACAGTTTTCCCGTGGTGGCCCCGGCTATTTACAGTTTGCTGTCAAGCTGA
- a CDS encoding glycosyltransferase family 2 protein, protein MLVSIIIAVHNQLEHIQNCLRALWKNTSRVFPWELIIVDNNSDKQTAAWLKTLGGEVRLVSNSINLGFVHACNQGAAASRGKYLLFLNSDTRPLPGWLTALVAALQENPRAGAAGARLLYPDGRLQEAGAIIWRDGTGWNYGRGDNPALPKYNYPRPVDYCSGACLMVRADLFRVLGGFDPRYAPMYYEDADLCFGLRQAGWAVLYVPGAAVIHYDGGTAAAGNGGWRHYMAVNREKFVAKWKDVLRYHYPPSPENVERACCRPLDA, encoded by the coding sequence ATGCTGGTTTCCATCATCATAGCGGTACACAACCAACTAGAACACATCCAAAACTGCCTGCGGGCATTGTGGAAAAACACCAGCCGTGTCTTCCCCTGGGAACTGATCATCGTGGACAACAACTCGGATAAACAAACGGCAGCCTGGCTGAAAACACTGGGGGGTGAGGTGCGCCTGGTTTCCAACTCCATAAATCTGGGCTTTGTCCATGCCTGCAATCAAGGGGCGGCAGCGAGCCGGGGCAAATACCTTCTCTTTTTAAACAGCGACACCCGGCCCCTCCCCGGCTGGCTGACGGCCCTGGTAGCTGCTTTGCAGGAAAACCCGCGGGCGGGGGCGGCGGGTGCCAGGCTGCTTTACCCCGACGGGAGGCTGCAGGAGGCCGGCGCCATCATCTGGAGGGACGGCACCGGCTGGAACTACGGCCGGGGCGACAATCCCGCCCTGCCCAAGTACAATTACCCCCGCCCGGTGGATTACTGTTCCGGCGCCTGTCTTATGGTCAGGGCGGACCTCTTCCGGGTCCTGGGGGGTTTTGATCCCCGCTATGCTCCCATGTACTACGAGGATGCCGATCTTTGCTTTGGCCTGCGCCAGGCAGGATGGGCCGTGCTTTATGTTCCGGGGGCTGCGGTCATCCATTACGACGGCGGAACCGCTGCAGCCGGCAACGGGGGATGGCGGCATTACATGGCCGTGAACAGGGAAAAATTCGTGGCCAAATGGAAGGATGTCCTGCGCTATCATTACCCGCCTTCCCCGGAGAACGTGGAGCGGGCCTGCTGCCGCCCTCTGGACGCATAA
- the gmd gene encoding GDP-mannose 4,6-dehydratase, translating into MKRALITGITGQDGSYLAEFLLEKGYRVYGLVRRSSVGNLERIKHLEKDLRLIPGDLTDQNSLIAALVEARPDEVYNLAAQSFVGVSWQQPVLTAQVTALGVTRMLEAIRTVNPRIRFFQASSSEMFGRVQETPQSENTPFYPRSPYGVAKVYGHYITVNYRESYGLFACSGILFNHESPRRGLEFVTRKVSDGVARIKLGLAGELRLGNLESRRDWGYAGDYVQAMWLMLQQDEPDDYVIATGETHSVRELVEIAFSHAGLDWRKYVVVDPRLYRPAEVDLLQGDYSKARSKLGWEPRVSFPELVRMMVDADLARWEKILRQGVPEDTVREKGKP; encoded by the coding sequence GTGAAACGGGCATTGATTACGGGCATTACGGGCCAGGACGGCTCTTACCTGGCCGAGTTTTTACTGGAGAAGGGATACCGGGTTTACGGGCTGGTGCGGCGTTCCAGCGTGGGCAACCTGGAGAGAATCAAACACCTGGAAAAGGACCTGCGGCTCATCCCCGGCGATTTGACGGATCAGAATTCCCTGATTGCTGCCCTGGTGGAAGCCCGGCCCGATGAAGTTTACAACCTGGCCGCCCAGTCCTTCGTGGGAGTTTCCTGGCAGCAGCCGGTGCTTACAGCCCAGGTTACCGCCCTGGGGGTTACCCGCATGCTGGAGGCCATCCGTACCGTAAACCCGCGCATTCGCTTTTTCCAGGCCTCCAGCTCGGAAATGTTCGGCCGGGTACAGGAAACGCCCCAGTCCGAAAACACGCCCTTTTACCCCCGCAGCCCTTACGGCGTGGCCAAGGTTTACGGCCATTACATCACCGTGAACTACCGGGAGAGTTACGGCCTTTTTGCCTGCAGCGGTATATTGTTTAACCACGAATCGCCCCGGCGGGGCCTGGAGTTTGTTACCCGCAAGGTCAGCGACGGGGTGGCCCGCATCAAGCTGGGCCTGGCCGGTGAGCTTCGCCTGGGGAACCTGGAAAGCCGCAGGGACTGGGGTTATGCCGGGGATTACGTGCAGGCCATGTGGCTGATGCTGCAGCAGGATGAGCCCGATGACTACGTTATTGCCACCGGGGAAACCCACTCGGTGCGGGAACTGGTGGAGATTGCCTTCAGCCACGCCGGCCTGGACTGGCGGAAATACGTGGTTGTGGATCCCCGCCTTTACCGCCCGGCAGAAGTGGATCTGCTCCAGGGGGACTATTCCAAAGCCCGGTCCAAACTGGGCTGGGAGCCCCGGGTTTCCTTTCCCGAACTAGTGCGCATGATGGTGGATGCAGACCTGGCCCGCTGGGAAAAGATTCTGCGACAGGGCGTGCCGGAGGACACGGTTCGGGAAAAGGGGAAACCGTGA
- a CDS encoding phosphoadenosine phosphosulfate reductase family protein, with the protein MLTEKIERSKEIIAAALEQAKGAMATFSGGKDSLVLLHLIRTVQGGKIAIPVLNIDTGVKFPEIYRFIDKMRRLWGFNLVRENNIGAIPPEEIGRDQVQCCYRLKTVPLKRALEKYRVSHLFTAIRRDEHPARAGEDYISPREDHIRVQPLLHFTREDIWAYIRLHHLPYCSLYDRGYVSLGCRPCTSPAGSGEAERSGRAAAKERAMPDLRQLGYF; encoded by the coding sequence ATGCTCACGGAAAAGATTGAGCGTTCCAAAGAAATCATTGCTGCCGCGCTGGAGCAGGCCAAAGGGGCCATGGCGACCTTTTCCGGCGGTAAGGATTCCCTGGTGCTGCTTCACCTGATCCGTACCGTTCAAGGCGGTAAGATAGCCATACCCGTATTAAACATTGACACCGGGGTAAAGTTTCCGGAAATTTACCGGTTTATTGACAAGATGCGGCGTCTCTGGGGGTTTAACCTGGTGCGGGAAAACAACATCGGGGCCATTCCCCCGGAAGAAATTGGCCGGGACCAGGTTCAATGCTGTTACCGGCTGAAAACCGTTCCTTTAAAGCGGGCACTGGAAAAATACCGCGTCTCCCACCTTTTCACAGCCATCCGGCGGGATGAGCACCCGGCCCGGGCCGGCGAGGATTATATTTCCCCAAGGGAAGACCACATCCGCGTGCAGCCCCTGCTGCATTTCACCCGGGAGGATATCTGGGCCTACATCCGCCTGCACCACCTGCCCTACTGTTCCCTTTATGACCGGGGATATGTCAGCCTGGGCTGCCGGCCCTGCACCAGCCCGGCCGGTTCCGGTGAAGCGGAGCGCTCCGGGCGGGCTGCGGCCAAGGAAAGGGCTATGCCCGATTTAAGGCAACTGGGGTATTTTTGA
- a CDS encoding sulfatase → MFFSILMITIDTLRADHLGCYGYQRETSPHLDALAREAILFRRAYSPCSYTLPAHASIMTGKYVPHHSVGYKQGDGKMDPDREVTLAEILLSLGWSTAAFVGCAVLDGHRGLSQGFVLYDDEMTRGEENRPHELVRDGPLTTARALAWLKDNTGKPFFVWIHYFDVHGPYIQPAPFNTFFRPEDYGKSPLLLPVVDEGETGGIPRYQLLADDSDGVAKHQHDVRFYLARYDCGIRYEDHIVGDLLRTLKEMGLWDELMVIVTADHGEALGENGVYFYHGLTLTPDQIHVPLIVKMPRSTGPAGVQVGVPVSTVDIMPTVLELMGLDYSHLALDGLPLQYALNTPDLVAQRAVHSDLECQGALICGKELHLWPRTPTITSPGYLYNPSLVSEEIKIYLF, encoded by the coding sequence ATGTTCTTTTCCATACTGATGATTACCATTGATACCCTGCGGGCGGATCACCTGGGGTGCTACGGTTATCAACGGGAAACCTCGCCCCACCTGGATGCGCTGGCCCGGGAAGCCATTCTTTTCCGCCGGGCTTACTCTCCCTGTTCCTATACATTGCCGGCCCACGCTTCCATCATGACGGGGAAGTATGTGCCCCATCATTCAGTTGGTTACAAGCAGGGGGACGGAAAAATGGATCCCGACCGGGAAGTGACCCTGGCCGAAATCCTCCTGAGCCTGGGCTGGTCCACCGCGGCCTTTGTCGGTTGTGCCGTTCTGGATGGCCACCGGGGGCTTTCCCAGGGATTTGTCCTGTATGACGACGAGATGACCAGGGGAGAAGAAAATAGACCCCATGAGCTGGTGCGGGACGGCCCCCTTACTACGGCGCGGGCACTGGCATGGTTAAAAGACAACACCGGCAAACCGTTTTTTGTCTGGATACACTATTTTGATGTACACGGTCCCTATATACAACCTGCTCCTTTTAACACTTTTTTCAGGCCGGAGGACTACGGGAAAAGCCCCCTCTTGTTGCCGGTTGTGGACGAAGGAGAAACCGGGGGAATTCCCCGTTACCAGCTGCTGGCCGATGATTCCGACGGTGTGGCCAAACACCAGCATGATGTCCGTTTTTACCTGGCTCGATATGATTGCGGTATCCGGTATGAAGATCACATCGTGGGTGACTTGCTCCGTACCCTGAAGGAAATGGGCCTCTGGGATGAACTGATGGTCATTGTCACTGCCGATCACGGCGAGGCCCTGGGGGAAAACGGCGTCTACTTTTACCACGGTCTCACTTTGACCCCCGACCAGATTCATGTGCCCCTGATCGTCAAGATGCCCCGTTCCACTGGTCCGGCCGGCGTGCAGGTAGGCGTGCCGGTGAGTACGGTGGATATTATGCCCACGGTCCTGGAATTAATGGGGCTCGATTACAGCCACCTGGCTTTAGACGGGTTGCCGCTGCAGTATGCTTTAAACACACCGGACCTTGTGGCCCAAAGGGCCGTCCATAGCGATCTGGAATGCCAGGGAGCGCTTATCTGCGGAAAGGAGCTCCACCTCTGGCCCCGCACCCCCACCATAACCTCACCTGGCTATCTATATAACCCGTCCCTGGTTTCTGAAGAGATAAAAATTTACCTGTTCTGA
- a CDS encoding class I SAM-dependent methyltransferase codes for MSNPVISGERAVPGFSDPVTMAEHLARYEFALAFVASREVLDAACGVGYGSHMMAERAKKVVGVDIDPDCLEYARDNYAHPRVVYQQGDVCALPLPGGSFDVLVSFETIEHVADGEACVREAWRVLRPGGLYLVSTPNRLLISPGRGPQAPPVNSFHVREYTLEEFQELVGSYFQNLQLFRQNLEEEGRGRDPAVKPLLPGEGAWFYVIVGVKGAE; via the coding sequence ATGAGCAATCCCGTGATAAGCGGTGAAAGGGCGGTTCCCGGGTTTAGTGACCCGGTTACCATGGCCGAACACCTGGCCCGCTACGAGTTTGCCCTGGCTTTTGTGGCCAGCCGGGAGGTGCTGGATGCGGCCTGCGGGGTGGGTTACGGCAGCCACATGATGGCCGAACGGGCGAAGAAGGTGGTGGGGGTGGATATTGATCCGGACTGCCTTGAGTATGCCCGGGACAATTACGCCCATCCCCGGGTTGTTTACCAGCAGGGGGATGTCTGCGCCCTCCCTCTTCCCGGCGGGAGCTTTGATGTGTTGGTTTCCTTTGAAACCATCGAACACGTTGCCGACGGGGAGGCCTGCGTCAGGGAGGCCTGGCGGGTGCTGAGGCCGGGAGGTCTCTACCTGGTTTCCACGCCCAACCGGCTGCTCATTTCGCCCGGCCGGGGACCCCAGGCCCCCCCGGTTAACAGCTTCCACGTCCGGGAGTACACCCTGGAGGAATTTCAAGAACTGGTAGGGAGCTATTTCCAGAACCTGCAACTTTTCCGGCAGAATCTCGAGGAAGAGGGGCGGGGCCGGGACCCGGCCGTAAAACCCCTTTTGCCCGGGGAGGGCGCCTGGTTTTACGTTATTGTCGGCGTCAAGGGGGCTGAATAA
- a CDS encoding CBS domain-containing protein, whose translation MPETKKVGEIMVPLSEYPVVYETDTLKDAIKVLRNYRAAGHEHRSLLVFSKTRKVGNEEQLVGILTTRDILNAIKKNRMLYDNTELFTMSWAFFYRREPLNELTVTRVGQAIRPLVDAYVQADDTVTRAIELMMTKNVNILPVFEGKKAVGIIRAIDLLDYIAGML comes from the coding sequence ATGCCTGAAACGAAAAAAGTTGGGGAGATCATGGTGCCGCTGTCCGAATACCCGGTGGTGTATGAGACCGATACCTTGAAGGATGCCATTAAGGTGCTTAGAAATTACCGCGCCGCCGGCCACGAGCACCGTTCCTTGCTGGTCTTCAGCAAGACCAGGAAAGTAGGGAATGAGGAGCAACTGGTGGGGATTCTTACCACCCGGGACATCTTGAATGCCATTAAGAAAAACCGCATGCTTTACGACAATACTGAACTCTTCACCATGTCCTGGGCCTTTTTCTACCGCAGGGAACCCCTCAATGAGCTTACCGTGACCAGGGTGGGGCAGGCCATCCGGCCCCTGGTCGATGCTTACGTGCAGGCTGACGATACCGTAACCAGGGCCATCGAACTGATGATGACCAAAAACGTGAATATCCTGCCCGTGTTCGAGGGTAAAAAAGCCGTTGGCATCATCAGGGCGATAGACCTCCTGGACTACATCGCCGGGATGCTGTAA